The Deltaproteobacteria bacterium genome includes a window with the following:
- a CDS encoding DUF2934 domain-containing protein — protein sequence MSKITAEEISNLAPNRDDAVRARAYEIWLAEGKPSGREMEHWFLAEREVCEQASCTPKKARSSKTKKS from the coding sequence ATGTCTAAGATAACTGCCGAAGAGATTAGCAATTTAGCACCTAATCGAGATGACGCCGTAAGAGCTAGAGCGTACGAAATATGGCTTGCAGAAGGCAAGCCCTCGGGTCGGGAGATGGAGCACTGGTTTTTAGCAGAACGCGAAGTTTGCGAACAGGCAAGCTGCACCCCCAAGAAAGCTCGCAGCAGCAAGACTAAGAAATCGTAA